Proteins encoded in a region of the Pseudomonas sp. PDNC002 genome:
- a CDS encoding DUF1993 family protein codes for MSLSIYQASVPVFIRMLGNLSAILAKAAAHAEAKSIDPSVLINARLAPDMFALARQVQIASDSAKGAGARLAGVEVPSFADDETTFDELQARITKTVDFLKGLKPEQFEGAEKRTIELKLRTREVSFSGADFLLGFVNPNFYFHITTAYDILRHNGVEVGKMDYLGGV; via the coding sequence ATGTCCCTCTCGATCTACCAGGCCTCCGTTCCCGTCTTCATCCGTATGCTCGGCAACCTCTCGGCGATCCTCGCCAAGGCCGCCGCGCATGCCGAGGCCAAGTCCATCGATCCTTCCGTCCTGATCAATGCCCGCCTCGCCCCGGACATGTTCGCCCTGGCGCGCCAGGTGCAGATCGCCAGCGACTCCGCCAAGGGCGCCGGCGCTCGCCTGGCAGGAGTCGAGGTGCCCAGCTTCGCCGACGACGAAACCACCTTCGACGAACTGCAGGCGCGCATCACCAAGACCGTCGACTTCCTCAAGGGCCTCAAGCCGGAGCAGTTCGAGGGCGCCGAGAAACGTACCATCGAGTTGAAGCTGCGCACCCGCGAAGTCAGCTTCAGCGGCGCGGATTTCCTGCTCGGTTTCGTCAACCCGAACTTCTACTTCCACATCACGACGGCCTACGACATTCTCCGCCACAACGGCGTGGAAGTCGGCAAGATGGATTACCTCGGCGGCGTGTGA
- a CDS encoding endonuclease I family protein: MFGRCLTLLLILTIPAAASAAAPRTFEEAKKVGRKLYARQSVEFYCGCRYNGTKVDLKSCGYTPRKNANRASRIEWEHIVPAWVIGHQRQCWQSGGRKNCTRNDRVYQKAEADLHNLVPSIGEVNGDRANYSFGWLQQKPSQYGACPMVIDFKARKAMPRPQIRGMIARTYFYMSDRYGLKLSKQDRQLFTAWNKQYPVEGWERQRNQMVGCVMGWGNPYVGQIDTARCPPPKLANR; this comes from the coding sequence ATGTTCGGACGCTGCCTGACCCTGCTGCTGATCCTCACCATTCCGGCCGCGGCCTCCGCCGCCGCGCCTCGCACCTTCGAGGAAGCCAAGAAGGTCGGCCGCAAGCTCTATGCCCGCCAATCCGTGGAGTTCTACTGCGGCTGCCGTTACAACGGCACCAAGGTCGACCTGAAGAGTTGCGGCTACACCCCGCGCAAGAATGCCAACCGCGCCTCGCGTATCGAATGGGAGCATATCGTTCCGGCCTGGGTCATAGGCCATCAGCGCCAGTGCTGGCAAAGCGGCGGCCGCAAGAACTGCACGCGCAATGACCGCGTTTACCAGAAAGCGGAAGCCGACCTGCACAACCTGGTGCCTAGCATCGGCGAAGTGAACGGTGATCGTGCCAACTACAGCTTCGGCTGGCTGCAGCAGAAACCATCGCAATACGGCGCCTGCCCCATGGTGATCGACTTCAAGGCCCGCAAGGCAATGCCCCGTCCACAGATCCGCGGCATGATCGCCCGCACCTACTTCTATATGAGTGACCGCTACGGCCTGAAATTGTCGAAGCAGGACCGCCAACTCTTCACCGCCTGGAACAAGCAATACCCGGTGGAAGGCTGGGAACGTCAGCGTAATCAGATGGTTGGCTGCGTGATGGGCTGGGGAAACCCCTACGTGGGCCAGATCGACACCGCGCGCTGCCCCCCACCCAAGTTGGCAAATCGCTGA
- a CDS encoding transcriptional regulator, with product MVSIHQLKYTVNHMAIEEVREAVEELTLEGLVTEGKTPFSRTHFNVCFAEIEALLQRAGYHRPLDVVGYQGQAYAMFDPSRWDAVEVLRWLKEYVEESRALSTA from the coding sequence ATGGTCAGCATCCATCAGCTGAAGTACACCGTGAACCACATGGCCATCGAGGAAGTGCGCGAAGCCGTGGAGGAATTGACCCTGGAGGGCCTGGTTACCGAAGGCAAGACGCCGTTCAGCCGTACCCACTTCAACGTGTGCTTCGCGGAAATCGAAGCCCTCCTTCAGCGGGCCGGCTATCACCGCCCCCTGGACGTGGTCGGCTACCAGGGTCAAGCCTATGCGATGTTCGACCCCAGCCGCTGGGACGCGGTCGAGGTACTGCGCTGGTTGAAGGAGTATGTCGAAGAGTCCCGGGCGCTCAGCACCGCCTGA
- a CDS encoding CoA transferase — translation MQRVLAEQLWTALAGHADRLSYLAFRGEGALPSAFCVTDLAAASIACAGLALSEWLEPEVGVASSMVIDRRLASFWFSSSLRAQGWTPPDLWDAIAGNYRTRDGWIRLHTNAPHHRAAALRVLGVGNDRGQVTDAVSGWSAGDLELAVVQEGGCAAQMRSWDAWKQHPQGIAVARESLVLRDLQLTSAPSLDLRVDRERPLAGLRVLDLTRVLAGPIATRFLAGFGAEVLRIDPPDWDEPGVIPEVSLGKRCARLDLHLPDDRERFRSLLAGADVLVHGYRADALERLGFGADVRRAIAPGLVDVSLNAYGWSGPWSERRGFDSLVQMSGGIAAAGSVWAGDEKPVPLPVQALDHATGYLIAAAALRGLAERRRSGRGSRWRLSLARTAQCLLEAGPQPLGAAELAAETIADLAAGIESTPWGLARRLRPPLQVAGSPLYWELPAAELGSAPAQWQPISRD, via the coding sequence ATGCAGCGTGTTCTTGCGGAACAACTATGGACGGCATTGGCGGGCCACGCCGATCGTCTGAGCTATCTTGCCTTCCGGGGTGAAGGCGCCTTGCCTTCGGCGTTTTGCGTCACCGATCTCGCCGCAGCCAGTATCGCGTGTGCGGGACTGGCGCTGAGCGAATGGTTGGAGCCCGAGGTCGGCGTCGCCTCCTCGATGGTGATAGATCGCCGCCTGGCTTCGTTCTGGTTCTCTTCCTCTCTGCGTGCCCAGGGCTGGACTCCTCCGGACCTGTGGGACGCCATCGCCGGCAACTACCGCACGCGCGACGGTTGGATTCGCCTGCACACCAATGCGCCTCACCATCGTGCCGCCGCGCTCAGGGTCCTGGGTGTGGGCAATGATCGTGGCCAGGTCACCGATGCCGTCTCCGGCTGGTCGGCTGGAGACCTGGAGCTGGCGGTGGTGCAGGAGGGCGGCTGCGCGGCTCAGATGCGTTCGTGGGACGCATGGAAGCAACATCCGCAAGGCATTGCCGTGGCCCGTGAGTCACTCGTGTTGCGCGATCTGCAACTCACCTCGGCGCCCTCGCTGGATCTGCGCGTCGATCGTGAGCGTCCTTTGGCGGGTCTGCGGGTGCTGGATTTGACCCGTGTGCTCGCCGGTCCTATCGCCACACGCTTTCTTGCCGGCTTCGGCGCGGAAGTGCTGCGCATCGATCCGCCGGACTGGGATGAGCCCGGCGTGATTCCGGAAGTCTCGCTGGGTAAACGCTGCGCGCGGCTCGACTTGCATCTACCTGACGACCGGGAACGCTTCCGGTCGCTATTGGCCGGCGCCGACGTCCTCGTCCATGGCTACCGGGCCGATGCGCTGGAGCGCCTGGGCTTCGGTGCGGACGTGCGCCGAGCCATCGCGCCGGGGCTGGTGGATGTCAGCCTGAATGCATACGGGTGGTCCGGCCCCTGGAGCGAGCGGCGTGGTTTCGACAGCCTGGTGCAGATGAGTGGCGGAATCGCCGCTGCGGGTAGCGTCTGGGCGGGGGACGAGAAGCCCGTGCCGCTGCCCGTGCAGGCGCTGGATCATGCCACTGGCTATCTGATTGCCGCCGCTGCGCTGCGCGGGTTGGCTGAACGGCGCCGCAGCGGGCGCGGCAGTCGCTGGCGCCTGTCGTTGGCAAGGACTGCGCAGTGCTTGTTGGAGGCTGGTCCGCAACCATTGGGCGCGGCGGAGTTGGCGGCGGAAACCATTGCTGACCTGGCCGCCGGTATCGAGTCGACCCCGTGGGGCCTTGCGCGACGCCTGCGCCCACCGCTGCAGGTGGCTGGCTCGCCGCTTTACTGGGAGCTGCCGGCAGCCGAGCTGGGCTCGGCGCCGGCGCAGTGGCAGCCGATCAGCCGCGATTGA
- a CDS encoding flavin reductase family protein: MNHLKDVPLNKAYLLLNHGPSTIVTSEHDGVANVMAAAWVMPLDFDPPKLMLVLDRNTWSRHLVEGSGAFVIQLPTRQQAELTLAVGSSNGGEGNKFESLDIRTARARQIDAPVVEGCVAYLECKVISEPHNQQKYDLFIAEVVAAYADERAFSNGRWHFPSDDLRTIHYQAGGAFFATGEAFQVNRG, from the coding sequence ATGAACCACCTGAAAGACGTGCCGCTGAACAAGGCCTACCTGCTGCTCAACCACGGCCCGAGCACCATCGTCACCAGCGAGCACGACGGCGTCGCCAACGTGATGGCTGCCGCCTGGGTCATGCCGCTGGACTTCGATCCCCCCAAGCTGATGCTGGTGCTTGACCGCAATACCTGGTCGCGCCATCTGGTGGAGGGCTCCGGCGCCTTCGTCATTCAATTGCCGACGCGCCAGCAGGCCGAGCTGACCCTGGCGGTAGGTTCGAGCAATGGCGGCGAGGGCAACAAGTTCGAAAGCCTGGATATCCGCACCGCGCGGGCACGGCAGATCGACGCGCCGGTCGTCGAAGGCTGCGTGGCCTACCTGGAATGCAAGGTGATCAGCGAACCGCACAACCAGCAGAAGTACGACCTGTTCATCGCCGAGGTCGTCGCGGCCTACGCCGACGAGCGCGCGTTCTCCAATGGCCGCTGGCACTTCCCCAGCGACGACCTGCGCACTATCCACTACCAGGCCGGCGGCGCTTTCTTCGCCACCGGCGAAGCGTTCCAGGTCAATCGCGGCTGA
- a CDS encoding bestrophin family protein has protein sequence MILRPQTPTLWVLLFSLKGSIIPAIWRKVLYTVLLSSLVVATHGTLYHYKVIITSTPFTLWGLTLAIFLGFRNNVAYQRFWEARTLWGELLIVTRNLARQTRSLLPNLNADGRRQLCNPLIAFGYTLRDQLRGDPQSDDVKRLLGNEAAALVASRNPSNVLLAHLGQAFADRGRAAGASDVNLTAIDQQMTRLSYVLGGCERISNTPIPYPYILMLHRIVHVYCFLLPFCLVDSIGWFTPLAVCVLAYTFFGLDALGDQIADPFDTQPNDLPLDAMSRNLEIAVLEILGETELPEPLKPVDGLLL, from the coding sequence ATGATCCTTCGCCCGCAAACCCCGACACTCTGGGTCCTGCTGTTCTCCCTCAAGGGATCGATCATCCCGGCGATCTGGCGCAAGGTGCTCTACACGGTGTTGCTCAGCTCCCTGGTAGTAGCGACCCACGGCACGCTCTACCACTACAAAGTGATCATCACCTCTACGCCCTTCACCCTCTGGGGCCTGACGCTGGCGATCTTCCTGGGCTTTCGCAACAACGTCGCCTACCAGCGCTTCTGGGAGGCGCGCACACTCTGGGGCGAGCTGCTGATCGTGACACGCAACCTGGCGCGGCAGACACGCTCGCTCCTGCCGAACCTCAACGCAGACGGCCGCCGCCAGCTGTGCAATCCGCTGATCGCCTTCGGCTATACCCTGCGTGACCAACTGCGCGGCGACCCGCAAAGCGACGACGTGAAACGCCTGCTGGGCAACGAAGCTGCCGCACTGGTTGCCAGCCGCAACCCGAGCAACGTCCTGCTCGCGCACCTTGGACAAGCATTTGCCGACCGCGGCCGTGCCGCCGGCGCCAGCGACGTCAACCTGACCGCCATCGACCAGCAGATGACTCGCCTGTCCTACGTGCTGGGCGGCTGCGAACGGATCAGCAACACGCCGATTCCCTACCCCTACATCCTGATGCTGCACCGCATCGTGCACGTCTACTGCTTCCTGCTGCCCTTCTGCCTGGTGGACAGCATCGGCTGGTTCACCCCGCTGGCGGTGTGCGTGCTGGCCTACACCTTCTTCGGCCTGGACGCCCTGGGCGACCAGATCGCCGACCCGTTCGACACCCAACCCAACGACCTGCCGCTGGACGCCATGAGCCGCAACCTGGAAATCGCCGTGCTGGAAATCCTTGGCGAGACTGAGCTGCCCGAGCCGCTCAAACCGGTGGATGGCCTGCTGCTCTGA
- the mmsB gene encoding 3-hydroxyisobutyrate dehydrogenase, producing the protein MRIGFIGLGNMGGPMAANLLKAGFDLSVFDLSAKAVEAAVALGARALASPAEVARDDVEVIITMLPAAAHVKQVFLGDDGLLANVQPGVLLIDSSTIDPLNAREVSAAALTHGNPMLDAPVSGGTAGAAAGTLTFMVGGEQADFERARPVLAAMGKNIVHCGGAGNGQVAKVANNLLLGISMIGVAEAMSLGVKLGMDAEVLAGIINTSSGRCWASEINNPLTGAPAARGYSGGFGTDLMLKDLGLASEAARQIRQPVLLGALAQQLFQTFSNQGNGQLDFSAIVKLYQQG; encoded by the coding sequence ATGCGCATCGGTTTCATCGGACTCGGCAACATGGGCGGCCCCATGGCCGCCAACCTGCTCAAGGCTGGCTTCGACCTGAGCGTCTTCGATCTTTCCGCCAAGGCCGTAGAAGCGGCCGTCGCGCTGGGCGCCCGCGCGCTGGCCTCGCCCGCTGAAGTGGCGCGCGACGATGTCGAAGTGATCATCACCATGCTGCCCGCCGCGGCCCACGTGAAACAGGTATTCCTCGGCGACGATGGCCTGCTGGCCAACGTGCAGCCCGGCGTGCTGCTGATCGACTCCTCCACCATCGACCCACTGAACGCCCGCGAGGTCTCCGCTGCCGCCCTCACCCACGGCAACCCCATGCTGGATGCGCCAGTCTCCGGTGGTACCGCTGGCGCTGCGGCCGGTACCCTGACCTTCATGGTGGGCGGCGAGCAGGCCGATTTCGAACGCGCGCGCCCGGTGCTGGCCGCCATGGGCAAGAACATCGTGCACTGCGGTGGCGCCGGCAACGGCCAGGTGGCCAAGGTGGCGAACAACCTGCTGCTGGGTATCTCCATGATCGGCGTGGCGGAAGCCATGTCCCTGGGCGTGAAGCTGGGCATGGACGCCGAAGTGCTGGCCGGCATCATCAACACCTCCAGCGGCCGCTGCTGGGCGTCGGAGATCAACAACCCGCTTACCGGCGCGCCGGCGGCGCGCGGCTACAGCGGCGGCTTCGGCACCGACCTGATGCTCAAGGACCTGGGCCTGGCCAGCGAGGCCGCGCGGCAGATCCGCCAACCGGTGCTGCTCGGTGCGTTGGCCCAGCAGCTGTTCCAGACCTTCAGCAACCAGGGCAACGGCCAGCTGGACTTCTCGGCCATCGTCAAGCTGTACCAACAAGGCTGA
- a CDS encoding CoA-acylating methylmalonate-semialdehyde dehydrogenase: MTAPAVPTVKLFLDGKPVESTTSEWRDVINPATQEVLARVPFATPEEVDRAVASAKAAFKTWKKTPIGARARIFLKYQQLIRENMKELAAILTAEQGKTLPDAEGDVFRGLEVVEHASAIGNLQLGELANNVAGGVDTFTILQPIGVCAGITPFNFPAMIPLWMFPMAIATGNTFVLKPSEQDPMVTMHLVELAHEAGVPPGVLNVIHGGPDVVNAICDHPDIKAVSFVGSTRVGTHVYNRASLAGKRVQCMMGAKNHAVVLPDANKEQTLNAIAGASFGAAGQRCMAVSVAILVGEANEWIPDLVAKAKTLKVSGGTEANTDVGPLVSCAALDRVSGLIERGTQEGAKLELDGRNPQVSGYAKGNFVGPTVFSGVTPQMTIYREEIFGPVLCVVSVKTFDEAIELINANPNGNGTALFTRSGAAARHFKEEIDVGQVGINVPIPVPVPLFSFTGSRGSKLGDLGPYGKQVVQFYTQTKTVTERWFDENEVGGAVNTTINLR; this comes from the coding sequence ATGACCGCACCTGCCGTCCCGACCGTCAAACTCTTCCTCGACGGCAAGCCCGTCGAGTCCACCACCTCCGAATGGCGCGACGTGATCAACCCCGCCACCCAGGAAGTCCTCGCCCGCGTGCCCTTCGCCACGCCCGAGGAAGTCGATCGCGCGGTGGCCAGCGCCAAGGCCGCATTCAAGACCTGGAAGAAGACGCCCATCGGCGCCCGCGCACGGATCTTCCTCAAGTACCAGCAACTGATTCGCGAAAACATGAAGGAGCTGGCGGCCATCCTCACCGCCGAACAGGGCAAGACCCTGCCCGACGCCGAAGGCGACGTGTTCCGCGGCCTGGAAGTGGTCGAGCACGCCTCCGCCATCGGCAACCTGCAACTGGGCGAACTGGCCAACAACGTGGCTGGCGGCGTGGATACCTTCACGATCCTGCAGCCCATCGGCGTGTGCGCCGGCATCACCCCCTTCAACTTCCCGGCGATGATCCCGCTGTGGATGTTCCCGATGGCCATCGCCACCGGCAACACCTTCGTCCTCAAGCCCTCCGAACAGGACCCGATGGTGACCATGCACCTGGTCGAACTGGCCCATGAAGCCGGCGTGCCGCCGGGCGTGCTCAACGTCATCCATGGCGGCCCGGACGTGGTCAACGCCATCTGCGATCACCCGGACATCAAGGCCGTTTCCTTCGTCGGTTCGACCCGTGTCGGCACCCACGTCTACAACCGAGCCTCGCTGGCCGGCAAGCGCGTGCAGTGCATGATGGGCGCGAAGAACCACGCCGTGGTCCTGCCCGACGCGAACAAGGAGCAGACCCTCAACGCCATCGCCGGCGCGTCCTTCGGTGCCGCCGGGCAGCGCTGCATGGCGGTGTCGGTGGCGATCCTGGTGGGCGAGGCCAATGAGTGGATTCCCGACCTGGTGGCCAAGGCCAAGACCCTGAAAGTGAGCGGTGGCACCGAGGCCAACACCGACGTCGGTCCGCTGGTTTCCTGCGCGGCGCTGGATCGCGTCAGCGGCCTGATCGAGCGCGGCACCCAGGAAGGCGCCAAGCTGGAACTGGACGGCCGCAATCCGCAGGTGAGCGGCTACGCCAAGGGCAACTTCGTCGGCCCGACCGTGTTCTCCGGCGTCACCCCGCAGATGACCATCTACCGCGAGGAAATCTTCGGCCCGGTGCTCTGCGTGGTGTCGGTGAAGACCTTCGACGAGGCCATCGAACTGATCAACGCCAACCCCAACGGTAACGGCACCGCGCTGTTCACCCGTTCGGGCGCCGCTGCGCGGCATTTCAAGGAAGAGATCGACGTCGGCCAGGTGGGCATCAACGTGCCGATCCCGGTACCGGTGCCGCTGTTCTCCTTCACTGGTTCGCGCGGCTCCAAGCTGGGCGACCTCGGCCCGTACGGCAAGCAGGTGGTGCAGTTCTACACCCAGACCAAGACCGTCACCGAACGCTGGTTCGACGAGAACGAAGTCGGCGGTGCGGTGAACACCACCATCAATCTCCGTTAG
- a CDS encoding LysR family transcriptional regulator, with the protein MDWDNLRFFLELSRAGKLTVAARRLGVDHTTVARRLQALEKSIGAQLLVREPAGYRLTEAGHGLLPQAEAMESACKVIEKRLAGAEDNLSGKVRIGATEGYGSTLLTSQLVELNQRHPHLGVDLLAVPRALQLSRHEADIVITLERPGRGPYIITRLTDYVLRLYASKDYLAERGPIRTRDDLREHALVGYVDDLLYSKELQYLDEIGRPLHMALRCTSILAQQRAVSEGAGLAILPAFAASEDPSLQPVLADEIEFVRTFWMLMPTELKDIARMRTTWDFLREKAEGSQEVLMGRAG; encoded by the coding sequence ATGGACTGGGACAACCTGCGTTTCTTCCTCGAGCTTTCCCGCGCTGGCAAGCTCACCGTCGCCGCGCGGCGTCTGGGTGTGGACCACACCACGGTGGCCCGCCGCCTGCAGGCGCTGGAGAAGAGCATCGGCGCACAGCTGCTGGTACGCGAACCCGCCGGCTATCGGCTGACCGAAGCCGGCCACGGCCTGTTGCCCCAGGCGGAGGCGATGGAAAGTGCCTGCAAGGTGATCGAGAAACGCCTGGCCGGCGCCGAGGACAATCTCTCCGGCAAGGTGCGCATCGGCGCCACCGAGGGCTACGGCTCGACGCTGCTGACGTCACAGCTGGTGGAGCTGAACCAGCGCCACCCGCACCTGGGCGTCGACCTGCTGGCGGTGCCGCGTGCGCTGCAGCTGTCGCGCCATGAGGCGGACATCGTTATCACCCTGGAGCGCCCCGGCCGCGGGCCCTACATCATTACCCGGCTGACCGATTACGTACTGCGTCTTTACGCCTCGAAGGACTACCTGGCCGAACGCGGGCCGATCCGCACGCGCGACGACCTGCGCGAGCACGCGCTGGTGGGCTACGTCGACGACCTGCTGTACAGCAAGGAGCTGCAATACCTCGACGAGATCGGCCGGCCGCTGCACATGGCATTGCGCTGCACCAGCATCCTGGCCCAGCAGCGGGCGGTATCGGAGGGCGCCGGGCTGGCGATCCTCCCGGCGTTCGCGGCGAGCGAGGACCCGTCGCTGCAGCCGGTGCTGGCGGACGAGATCGAGTTCGTGCGGACGTTCTGGATGCTGATGCCCACGGAGCTCAAGGACATCGCGCGGATGCGCACCACCTGGGATTTCCTGCGGGAGAAGGCGGAGGGGAGTCAGGAAGTATTGATGGGGCGGGCAGGGTAG
- a CDS encoding YebC/PmpR family DNA-binding transcriptional regulator, with protein sequence MGAQWKAKHKEAAANAKGRVFGKLSKEIMIAARNGADPDMNPKLRLVVEQAKKASMPRDTLERAIKKGAGLLDGGATFERVVYEGFAPHRVPVIVECLTDNVNRTVAEIRVLFRKGQLGASGSVAWDFDYLGLVEATPASADADPELAAIEAGAQDFEPGEEDGDTLFLTDSTDLDTVCRALPEHGFTVASAKLGYKAKNPVSLSGAELEEVEAFLDALDGNDDVQNLYVGLA encoded by the coding sequence ATGGGCGCCCAGTGGAAAGCCAAACATAAAGAAGCCGCAGCCAACGCCAAGGGCCGCGTGTTCGGCAAACTGTCGAAGGAAATCATGATCGCCGCGCGCAACGGCGCCGACCCGGACATGAACCCGAAGCTGCGCCTGGTCGTCGAGCAGGCGAAGAAGGCCTCCATGCCCCGCGACACCCTGGAGCGCGCGATCAAGAAAGGCGCCGGCCTGCTGGATGGCGGCGCCACCTTCGAGCGCGTGGTCTACGAAGGCTTCGCCCCGCACCGCGTGCCGGTGATCGTCGAGTGCCTGACTGACAACGTGAACCGCACCGTCGCGGAAATCCGCGTGCTGTTCCGCAAGGGCCAGCTCGGCGCTTCCGGCTCGGTAGCCTGGGACTTCGATTACCTGGGCCTGGTCGAGGCCACCCCGGCCAGCGCTGACGCCGACCCGGAACTGGCCGCCATTGAAGCCGGCGCCCAGGACTTCGAGCCGGGCGAGGAAGACGGCGACACCCTGTTCCTCACCGACTCCACCGACCTGGACACCGTCTGCCGCGCCCTGCCCGAGCACGGTTTCACCGTTGCCTCGGCCAAGCTCGGCTACAAGGCGAAGAACCCGGTAAGCCTGTCCGGCGCGGAGCTGGAGGAAGTCGAAGCCTTCCTCGATGCCCTGGACGGCAACGACGACGTGCAGAACCTTTACGTCGGTCTGGCCTGA
- a CDS encoding PaaI family thioesterase: MNAFADLGYPEGFQPLQRRNPLLDLLGPFLVRGEGDSLELGLLLDERHTNSRGGVHGGILATLADIGMGYAMAFSSQPPQPLVTASLTLDYVSSAQVGDWLSIRLLHSRRGRQMAFANALLSVGDKVVAQASAVFAVPAER, encoded by the coding sequence ATGAACGCTTTCGCCGATCTGGGCTATCCCGAGGGTTTCCAGCCGCTGCAACGGCGCAACCCACTGCTGGACCTGCTCGGTCCCTTCCTGGTGCGTGGCGAAGGCGATTCGCTGGAGCTGGGCCTGTTGCTGGACGAACGCCACACCAACAGCCGTGGCGGCGTCCACGGCGGCATCCTCGCCACCCTGGCGGACATCGGCATGGGTTACGCCATGGCGTTCTCCAGCCAGCCGCCGCAGCCGCTGGTCACCGCCAGCCTGACCCTGGACTACGTCTCCAGCGCCCAGGTCGGCGACTGGCTGAGCATCCGCCTGCTGCACAGCCGGCGCGGCAGGCAGATGGCTTTCGCCAATGCGCTGCTGTCGGTGGGCGACAAAGTGGTGGCCCAGGCCAGCGCGGTGTTCGCGGTACCGGCGGAGCGCTGA